In Polyodon spathula isolate WHYD16114869_AA chromosome 39, ASM1765450v1, whole genome shotgun sequence, one genomic interval encodes:
- the elf3 gene encoding ETS-related transcription factor Elf-3, which yields MAVSYEFSRILTNVMSTVYQTEESNPGGISLPDSRELLQPLSLESQDPSSWCSVKPQFWNRNHVLQWISHHVEKFDYDASTLDMSYCTMDGATLCQLSCESLRTMFGPLGDHLYRSLCEQNCKSLAYDDLDTAFEDVSYIIRGDEGDLSLLDTVRFGAAWDSDFNIIMDPSWSDTGYESGPTSPDSLNSSSAGSQRFQTPCSPDSVGSDSDLDSSKSKFTPTTDMYVKIEGCDLKPCKRGRGRPRKLSRSVADCIEIKKSKHAPRGTHLWEFIRDILISPEKNNGLMKWEDRTEGVFKFLKSEAVAQLWGQKKRNSSMTYEKLSRAMRYYYKREILERVDGRRLVYKFGKNSSGWKLGEVNSGK from the exons ATGGCAGTGTCATACGAGTTCAGCCGCATTCTCACTAACGTCATGAGCACGGTGTACCAGACTGAGGAGAGCAACCCTGGAGGCATTTCTCTCCCAGACAGCAGGGAGCTCCTGCAGCCACTGTCCCTGGAATCACAGG ACCCCAGCAGCTGGTGCAGCGTCAAGCCGCAGTTCTGGAACAGGAACCACGTACTGCAGTGGATCAGCCACCACGTGGAGAAGTTCGACTACGATGCCAGCACCCTGGACATGTCCTACTGCACCATGGACGGGGCCACGCTGTGCCAGCTCTCCTGTGAATCCCTGCGCACCATGTTTGGGCCCCTGGGGGACCATCTGTACCGCAGCCTCTGTGAGCAAAACTGCAAGAGCCTGGCGTACGACGACCTCGACACCGCCTTCGAAGACGTCAGCTACATCATCCGAGGGGACGAGGGGGACCTGAGTCTGCTGGACACCGTCCGGTTCGGCGCAG CCTGGGACAGTGACTTCAATATCATCATGGATCCTTCCTGGAGTGATACTGGCTATGAGTCCGGCCCCACCTCTCCCGACAGCCTCAACAGCTCCAGTGCAG GATCCCAGAGATTCCAGACCCCTTGCTCTCCAGACTCCGTTGGAAGTGATTCGGACCTCGATTCATCCAAATCAAAATTCACCCCCACGACAG ATATGTACGTGAAGATCGAAGGCTGTGACCTGAAGCCCTGTAAGCGAGGGAGGGGGCGGCCCAGGAAGCTGAGCCGCAGCGTGGCGGACTGCATCGAGATCAAGAAGAGCAAACACG CTCCTCGCGGGACCCACCTGTGGGAGTTCATTCGAGATATCCTGATCAGCCCGGAAAAGAACAACGGGCTGATGAAGTGGGAGGACCGTACAGAGGGGGTCTTCAAGTTCCTCAAGTCCGAGGCAGTGGCACAGCTCTGGGGGCAGAAGAAGAGGAACAGCAGCATGACGTACGAGAAGCTGAGCCGTGCCATGAG GTACTATTACAAGAGAGAGATTCTGGAGCGAGTGGATGGCCGGAGGCTGGTCTATAAGTTTGGGAAgaactccagtggctggaagctGGGGGAAGTGAATAGTGGAAAGTGA